ACAAAAGTCGAGGTTGCTCCCGCATTAGTATTTGCAACGCAAGAACCGCTTGAAAGCGTATATCCCGTAGGACATTTTTCCGTCTGCGTCATAGAAATAGAACCGCTTGAATTACCGCCCGATATATCTATATTAGAACTTGAACCTGACAGGGTAAAAGAACCGCTTACGGTTTCGGAGCAGGTAGAGCCGGATAGCGTATATCCGCTCTCAGCGCAAGTTAAATAAGCCCCGCCAGAACAAGAACCGCTCGTAGGCGCAGAACCGTTTGAACACGTTGCAGGCTCTGTTAAGGTTTCAGTTAAAGATAAAGGAATAGAACCAGAAAAAGTATTAGTAGAACTGTCGTAGGTTATGCTATTGCCGTTATAGCTAATAGTATCGCCAGAACCTGAAAGAGTAATCGAACCGCTTCCGCTATTTATTGTAATAGAACCGCTAAAACTCCCGCCCGAATACGTAATAGAACCGATTGCCTCGTTAGAACCGGTTATAGTGTCCGTTGAACCCGATAAAGTAAAAAACGATATACCTGACGAATTTGTAGCGGTTAAAGAACCCGACAAAGCGTAAGTCGTAGTGGGGCTTGCGGCGTAGGCTTTGGTCGTAAATAAAAATAAAAATAATATTAAAAACAATATTTTTTTTAGCATGGTTACCTCTTTTTCGGGAGCGATTCTAACTTTTTTATTTGCAATAATTGATACTCGTTATTTGCCTTATTTAGTTTTTTTTCTAATACCGTTATCTCCGCCCATTCTTTAGTTTCTTTTTTAGTTAGTTTAGCAGGGAGTTTTGAGCGGTAGAGTATTACGGCATTAGGCGTTATTAATTTTTGATTAAACGTAAGAATATTATAATGAAAACCAATAATTAAAACTATTCCGAGCATTACAAGTGCGACGGTTATATAAAAAACAATTTTCCAAAATAGCCAGCGGATAATAGAGTAAGGCTTTTCTAATTTTGGCAAAATATAAGACCAAAAATTAATAGCCGATTGTCTGAAATTGTCTATTGCTTTATTTTTAAGCATGTTTACCTCTAATTAAAATTTTCTTTCAGACGCCAATACCTTATAAACATAACTTTTATCCGCATTGACGTCCGGCGAACCCGAATTATAACAAGCTAAACCTTTTTTAATACCGCCGAATCTCGTTACGCAGCGGTATAATATCCAAGAACCTACCATAACGTTATAGCAAGGATCGGCTAAATTATTCCAATACGGCTTTAACTGCTTATACCAGATAGTATTTATCTGCATTACGCCGTAATCGTAAGTTCCGTTATTGTCATAATCTACCGCCTGAGGATTAAACCCGCTTTCGGTATAGGCTACCGCCTTAATTAACGATACCGGCAAACCGTATTTAAAAGCGGCGCGGTTAAAGCAATAGCTTTGGGCGCAGGCGGTAGAAACCGATAAAAATAATACGGATAAAATTAATAAAAATGATAACTTACGCATATAAAATCAAATTTTAAATTTATTTATTTCCCGCTCCCGCCGCATCTAAATATCCTACCCAGCAGTAAGTATATTCGGCCGGCGTTATAAAATCCAAAAATACTTTATAGTTAGGATTACCGACTTTAGCCTCCAGCGATTTATTATATGCAACGCTATCATTTTCACAGTCTATATAACTCCGCCTCGTGCTTAAATCCGGATTTTGGTTGTAAAGACGTTTTCCTAATAAATAGGATATTTCGTCTATTTTAAACAGACTTTTCGTTTTGATATAGCCTGCCCAGCAATATGTAACTTCAGCGGGAGA
This DNA window, taken from Candidatus Acidulodesulfobacterium acidiphilum, encodes the following:
- a CDS encoding lytic transglycosylase domain-containing protein, translated to MRKLSFLLILSVLFLSVSTACAQSYCFNRAAFKYGLPVSLIKAVAYTESGFNPQAVDYDNNGTYDYGVMQINTIWYKQLKPYWNNLADPCYNVMVGSWILYRCVTRFGGIKKGLACYNSGSPDVNADKSYVYKVLASERKF